The sequence ATCAGGAGACAGGATCAGGGAACTGAAACAGGGGACAGGATCAGGTAAAGAGAGAAAGGGACGGGATCAGGGGACAGGATCAGGGAACAAGAGAAAGGGACTGGATCAGGGGACAGGATCAGGGAACTGAAACGGGACAGGATGAGGGTACAAGATGAGGAGACATGATCAGGAAACGAGAGAAAGGGACTGGATCAGGGGAAAGGATGAGAAGACTGGATCAGGGGACAGGATCAGGGAACTGAAACAGGGGACAGGATCAGGTAAAGAGAGAAAGGGACGGGATCAGGGGACAGGATGATTGGACATGATCAGGGGACAGGATCATGGAACAAGAGAAAGGGACTGGATCAGGGGACAGGATCAGGGAACTGAAACAGGGGACAGGATGAGGGTACAAGATGAGGGGACATGATCAGGAAACGAGAGAAAGGGACTGGATCGGGGACAGGATAATGGGACACGATCGGGGGACAGGATGAGGGAATAGGATGAAGAGATAGGATCAAGGGACTGGATCAGGATGAGGGAACTGGATAAGGGGACAGGATGAGGAGACTGGATCAGGGGACAGGATAAGGAGACTGGATCAGAGGACAGGATGATTGGACGTGATCAGGGGACAGAATCAGGGAACTGAAAAAGGGGACAGGATGAGGGGACATGatcaggaaaagagagaaagggacTGGATCAGGGGACAGGATGAGGGGACAGGATAAGGAGACTGGATCAGAGGACAGGATGATTGGACGTGATCAGGGGACAGAATCAGGGAACTGAAAAAGGGGACAGGATGAGGGGACATGatcaggaaaagagagaaagggacTGGATCAGGGGACAGGATGAGGGGACAGGATAATGGGACACGATCAGGGGACGGGATGAGGGGACAGGATAATGGGACACGATCAAGGGACAGGGTGAGGGGACAGGATGAGGGGACAAGATCAAGGGACAGGATGAGGGAACAGTATAATGGGACACGATCAAGGGACAGGGTGAGGGGACGGGATCGAAGGACAGGATCAGCGGCTTACCCGTcccgggccccgccgctccctcaGCAGCCTGGGCCCCGCTCGCAGCACCAGCGCGGCCatggcagccccggcccggcccggcccggccccgcccgcggccCGGAACGGGAAACgcgcccgggcccggcccctcGCGATGGCAGCGCCGggcccgggcggcggcggggccgtgccggAGGTGCCCGAGGCGGAGCGGCTCTTCCTGAGGCAGCACCCGCTGCTcagcgccgcggggccgggcaaGGTGCGGCCTGTGAGGGCTGGGGGGCACCGTGAGGGAATGAGGGGATGGGGCCGCCTCGCTGCGGGTCCGCGATGGGGACGGCGCCGCGTGGTACCCGAGGGGCTCGGCCCAGAGCGCTGGCCTGTCCTGCCCTCCTCGCCCTGGGATGGATACGGGAAGGGTGATCAGACATTGGAagggggaggtggtggagtccccatgcCCGGAGAACGGCTGGACGCGGCACTGAGTGCCACGGTGTGGTTGGCAAGGTGGGGATCGCTCATAGGTTGGATTCGATGATCTCAGAAGTTCTTTCCAACCGAACGGACTCAGAGATTCAGTGGGATAAACCCCTGTTCTCCTGACCATCAGTGTGCTTTCCAGGTGAGGTGCAGGCTGACAGGACACGAGCTGCCCTGTCGCCTGTCGGAGCTGCAGGCTTACACCAGCGGCAAGAAGTACCAGCGGCTCATAAAGGCAGCCAGAGAGTTCGACTATGGCACGTTTGAGCCCCACATAGTGCCCAGCACGAAGAATTTGTACGTATTCTTCCTCCTGTTGTTATGCTTTACACTTTGTTCAATCCCAGACATAATGTGGTTGGGCTTTACGAAGTTCTTAGGAACTGGATTTGGGGAGACTGGGAAAAGATTTATAAAGTATTTATCAACTTTGAGCAACTTGCAGTGCTTGTAAGTGAGAAGTTCTGAAGTCACAGCACACTTTAACTCTGTTGCTGGCCCTTTCTGTGTCTGTCAGACACCAGCTGTTCTGCAAGCTCACCCTCAGACACATCAACAAGCTTCCAGAGCACGTCCTGCGTCACGTCCAAGGGAAGCGCTACCAAAAGGCCCTGAAAAGATGtaagtagcttttttttttttttttttctttttttttttttctgaagctgtACCAGGCAGCATTTATTTCCTGAGCTGTTAAAATTCCAGAGTCTCTCTCTGAAGTGGGTGGGACAGCTTTGTTTAAATTGACAGCAGTGTGTTACTATGCGTCCTTCTCAGATATAGGGAGCAATTGGCTTCTAGCAAATACGTTGGAACATCCTTCCTTAAGAGGATCAGCTCTGAAGCTCCCCCAGGGAGTGTGATTCTGTCCAGCACAATCTGTTAACATCTTCCCTGGTCCATGGTGTCACTGTAGATGTATATTTGGAGCATACTGGACTTTCAAGTTGCATTTCCTACAAGCTTGAGCTGGGAATGGGAGGACTCAGAGGCTGGGCAGCTGACCAGTGCTGCCTGACCCTCTCTCTTAGATGAGGAATGCCAGAGGGAAGGAGTGGAGTACGTCCCTGCCTGCCTGAGACAGAAGAAGCAGCGGGCACAGCACCCTGATGACCAAACAAACGGGAGCAGGCAGCCTCACAGGAAAGAGGAGTTCTGGGAGCCAAAGTCCAGTgaggaggatggagaggagaCAGATGACAGCATGAGTGACCTGTACCCACGTGAGTGAGAGCCTTGGTGTCAGCCATGTCCTCAAGGGAGTTGCTTGGTTAATTGTCTCCTGGTTTCTTTATACTGCCTGATGCTGGTGTGCCAGAGGCACCTGACTTCATCCAGCTGGGAGTCCTTGGGTTTTGGAAAACCTTACCACCACCAAATAAGAAATAGTTGATGCTAATAACTAGTTGGATCATGCAAGGTGTGAGGAAAGGGATACAAAATCCACTGGGATTTGCTGTTTTAAGAATCTCCACTTTCCTTGTTTCTCAGCAAATCCTTGACAGAAGGTGGTCAGGCTTAGATCTGGAGGTGCAAATCCATcttgctgcaggagcaggggtgtAACACATGGCAGCACCTGTGCTGACATTCCCAGAATGGGAACAGAAAGAGCACCAAGGCACATTTCCAATAAAACACCCACGTTTATTCCCTTAGTATTCCAGGTGGAAGCACCTTTAAAGCAAAGTGAGGGGAGGCAGGGAACTGATTTTGGGCTGAATCTTTTTTAGCTGCCCTcttcccagaaaaaaacccctcagctgcagagagcacaaagGGCAGCGATGACTTCGTGTCAGACAGCGAGGACGACGGCGCCAAGCAGAACGGAGAGCACGGGGCAAGGaaggatggcagcagagcagctggcaaGAGAGGAAAGGTGGGAGTCAtccccctgcctgcagcagcagggggtGTGGAGCTGGCATCCCAGCCCGTAGGTGTGCCAGCTATTCCTGTCTGGGAACCAGCAGAAGGTGCAAAgctgttcagaatagatttttCCCTGTGTGCCAGACAGTGACTTGCATCCCGAGGTGTGAATTCCTGCCAGGCAATATTTATCCTGGCTGGGGTAGTGAGGGATGTTCCTGCCTGTACAAAGAGCTCATCTTGGGTGGGAtcctgccccacagcagcaTGGAAGGAAAGCTGATGTGTGTCCTGTGGGTTCTGTAATTGTTCTCCAAATACACAAAAAATTTAACTGTTTTGCAGCCACAGAGTCCCTCTAGACCATTTTTCTGCCACTGCTTTACATTACAAATGTGTCAAAGTAGAAAGTTAGGGCTGGATAAAGTTTTGATTCATTGCTGCAGGGAGCCTGTCAGTTCATACCTAATGAAACCATCAGAAagggctgctgagctgcagatcCTGGCTCCATGAGCAGACTTGGGCTCATTCTGGCTGTTGAAAGAGATCACACTCAGTTTCTGTTTAAGCTATCTCAGGAAAGGCTTTTTCTGGATGTTAGAAATAAGCtgattaactttttttttcccctacagaAACAGACAGGCCctttaaagaagaaattcaAGAGCCATCATCGAAAACCCAAAAACTTCAAGAAAGCAACCAACGGGAAATAAATTCTCTGATAAATACCTGGCTGAAGCCTGTTGTGTAACAATTCCAGTGGGAGCCCAGGATGAAGTGTCTGCCCATTCCAGTTAACTGTTACAGGTGTGAAAGGAATAATGGGCTGGAATTAAGTTGCATTCCAAGCCAGCCCCACACTGAGGGTAGGATGTCTGCTGCAGTCAAGTCCAGACAGCTCAGATTTTTACAGAAAGCTGGTTTTTGTTAGGCAGGAAAGCACAGCAGCTCAGCGGTGGAGCATCACCAGCCACACACGCCAAGTGGATACAAAGATGccattgttttattttgattgttttcaaaaatcaaaacattttcaaacacaACTAAGGTACAAAATACAGCATAAAATGAGAATTTAtacttatttctttttttttttccacatagaaagcaaaaatatattcagaatGAATTCCAGAACACTTTGCAGAGCCAATTGGTAGCTGATATCCTGCTTGTGAGAGCTTCTCAGCCACGGGGAGAGGTCACTGAATTTCTGGGAGATGCACAAGTACAGCAGTGTATGTAGGAAACCAGAATCTTCTGCATCAGGACTCACAGTTAATAAGTCTGCACGTTGTGCTGCCTAGAAGTATCTGATAATGCCCTCCACCTAGCTGCCCCTGGAATGCTGAAGtattcctgctgcagggaacaGCAACAGTTCCTTTTCTAGGGTCTTTTGTTGGGAAGGGGACTTGATTTTCACAGAGGAAACTGGTCAATATTTCAGACTAGTCTGTCATCCTGCTCCTTAGTTAGGACACAAGGAAGTAAGTTGAGAAAGACAAGGGGCTACTTGCAGGAGTAGTTTCTGTCATTTATAAATACTATGAACATCAACAGCAGTTCAGGTATCTGAGAGTGGCTGCCTTGATCAGTCTAGAACCGTTGTAAGAGCTGCAGTGGAACAGTGAAaggctcctgtgctgcagctctgtgactGACAGGACCAGTTTGTTTAGCCAGGAAGAGTCAGGAACACAGAACACTTTGAGGTGAAGACTTCTCTTGCAAAACTTTGAAGAGAAAGCCATCAGTGACCTGCCCTTAATGCTGAATTCCCCTTCCATCAGTCTGGACGTGGGGGTTGGACTAGaggatctccagaggtcccttccaaccctgaCTGTTCTGGGATAGCAAATGgcttcctccagcagcagcacaccttGCCCTTACAGAGGCTATTATCCCCTTAGGATGATGAAATCACTGGTTTAACTTTCAACAGTGCTCTTCTATTTTTTATTAGTTCTTTCAGCCCAGTTTTCTCTCCTAAAAAGCAACTGTTTAACTTAACTGTCCAGGTGAGTGTCCTTATCAGGAGACCCTGGGGAACAGCTCCCATTGGAGATGTTCAGCTGAATTCCTCCTTGAACAAAGAGCTGAGCATCTTCCTCAGGGGAGGCAAGAGAGCAAGGAATCAGTGTAATGGTAGGAAGTTGGTAGGGCTCATGCTGTCTAGAATTCCTCCACAATCTAGTGAAACAGGTTCACACCTAGTTGACTAAGAGAGGACACAAGgcctccctgagcagcactaAGCATGGTCATGGCACAGAGGTCGTGGCACTGAGAAGCCAAACAGGGCCTTCCTCTCCTCACCCTCCCGAGTTCCTCCCAGGGAAGGTTCACCCCTGGCTGCTTCTCCACTGGCCAGGCTTTGCACTCACATTCCTCAGCTAGAACCGTTTGCAGAGTTGGGAACAGGGGCCACTTGCACATTTCCACCCTGCACAGCTCAGGGTGCTCTGAGGTGGCAgaggaggggctgtgctggagagctcagcagcccagctcttcAGCCAGCTGGGGCTCCTACAGCCAAGAGACTGACAGAAGTGAATCTAAGAAGCAAAGACTACAGATTAGGAGATTGACTGCTCTCATCTGGCAAGTACTGAGTGCACAGAAAAGGGGAGTTTCTGTAATTCTCGAGACATTTTCACCATTAACCTGCCATTCAAATATGAATTTGGGGCATATATGGATGGAAGCTGGTTAATAGCAGAAAGGAGCTTTTATTATGGAAACTGCAGCACAACTTGGCTCCCTTCTTGGGAATTCAGGAGGAGCAACTTTTGGGGAAAGAATGTAGAATAAAGAATTCTTTTGGCACAGAATTTTCACAGAATCTAACGTTCTGTCTCTTCAGGATTATCTCCCCCACTTCCTTTAAATCTGATTAGCAATACAGGATTCATGATTAACAACACAGGATTTCCCCTTGTTCCCCTCAAGGGCAGAACTGGGACATGTTAGAAAATCCTCTCCCTTTTCTTACCCAGAAAGCAGTACAACTACTTCCAGGgttttctttttgccttctgTTCAGGAGCAGGAAAGACCCTTCCCTGCTGAACAAAAGGGAATTACAGGCCTCTGAGCAGCAAAATAACAGTGATTTTCTAGGTTTTCTGTGATGCTGCTTTCCACCTTGATAAGCAATGCTATAACCAGCCATGGAACTCCTTATGCACAAGACAGTTTTGATAAGGGTAAGAAAGGGGATCCACTTTTTTAGTTATAGCTACAACCCAACACCACTGAATGATCCAGCTGTATCTGCTCACCTTTCTGCAAATTTTAAGACATTGCTGACATTCCAGACAGCAACTGTTCTACTGCAATTCACTGAAGCATCAGCAAAATGCAGGTTCCTTGGGTTAGTTCCAAATCTAGGAAGTTAGAATAAGCCTAGGCAACATTCCTTGAAGAAATAGGATTTTATCTATTGTATTACTGGTGCCACAGTAAATCAAATTCAAAACATCTGTGCCTTTTATAGGAAGGGGGCATGTACGTGTAAAATGCTGGCAGTTTTTGTTGAATCCATAGAGAATCAGTTCTGGACTTAGTACAGTATGTCCCAAGAAGTGTTGCTATTCCTGTTACCACTCTTTTTTCTTCTCGTCCATGGAGACTCCACCAGGACCCAGTGCAACCACGAGGAGGAGCCCTCCAATGACAGACATGGTCTGGAAGAAATCGTATTTGAGGAAGTCGTGCATGGGCTTGTAGGCTGGGACGGTCCAGAAGGCATTGAAGTAGATGTTGATGCCAAAGAGCCAGATGACCAGAGTCAAGGCAGCCAGCTTAGTCTTGAAGCCAATTGCCACCAAGATAatcagggctgtgcccacaaTGTTCTGCAGaatctgcaaggaaaaaaacattaaaaaaacccatttacTTACACAGTTCTTAAGCAGAAAATCAGCATCAGAGCAGAGCTTGGATAAGTTCAGTTGTCATGGCATAGATAACCTAATAACATTTTCTAAAGTATTAATTTTACTTACAGATTTTCTAAAGTATTAATTTTACTTACAGATTTCAATAAACATTGAGATCCTGCAGCCCATCTGGGCACTGGTGCTACATTCTAGTTACTCAACTCATACTTTACTGCTGAGATACTTACAGAAAAGAAGTTCATGTCAAAGTGTAGCAGTGTCATGAACATGAGGACGAGCAGCACACGTCCCCCCAGCTGCATGTACTGCTTTGGGGAGCTCTCTCTCATGGTGGGGACACCAGCAAACATGCTCTTCCCCTCCGAGCGGGACTCagccagaagcagcagcaagcCTCCCCCAAGGGCAAGATTCCTAcacaaatggggaaaaaggaaaaaaaaaaaaaaggcagtttaGAGTTTAGTACAGCTTGCACTGATCTATATCTGTAAAGTCTTATCTGACAATTTCAGTAAGGATCTATGTGAGAGTGAGGAGTGACTTGCTCTGCACCGTGGGATGTGTTGGTCTGTGTTAGacttcccagccccagcagcactgagcacacCCAGGATTTGGGGGAACACAGCCTGCCAGGGAAGTCCAGCACCCACCACTCAGGCACAGTTGCTTCAGGGGCTGTTACAACACGGATTTCGTTGTGTTCCAGTTATTCTGTACCTCAGGTTTAGCCATACATGCCAAAGTAGTTCAGAGGTTGCtttgagaaaacagagcagctgAAAAGTTACACATTGACAGGGCTGTAGGAAGCCCAGAGTGTAGCTCTTGTGCTGGCCTCCCTCAGAGGGGTGCAAAGGCAACAGCCAGCCATCACTCAGGGCCTGACAGGAAAGCTCATGTTTAGAATCTTGTCTTCTCCTTAGGGAAGGTGTTAAGAGGTTTAAAATCCCAGAAACCACTCCAGTGACCGCATGCTGTAGTTTTCTCAGAAAATGGCTTCAGTCATGCAGAAGCAGAGTTGCTATTTTAGCCATTTGGGAAATAAAAGCAACTCTGATCAAGTGTAGACaattggctgagctctcagccagGTTAGCAGCAGAAGCACTTGGATCCTAGTGGGTTAGGATTAGTCTTTCCCTTCCTGAACCTGCTCTCTTTAGTTTAACATAGTCCCTCCTGATTTTTCAGGAGCtataatttcttctttaataTAAATGCATCACTTGTAAAATCTTTCTAGTAAATACTATGTACAAATGTCATTTCCTCTGCCACCAAGTGTCAGTTTTCATTCTGTTTCCATAAAAACTCCCAGAAGCAGGCATACCTCATCAAGAACTTCAGGTCCCATAGAATGCTGTATGCAATAGTCTAGACAAAGAATAAAACAGGTTAAAACATCATAGAAATGACACTGAAGTTTTGAGTTTCTGTTACAATCTCAAGGCTGTATCAGCCACAGCAGAATTTGATTATAAG is a genomic window of Passer domesticus isolate bPasDom1 chromosome 18, bPasDom1.hap1, whole genome shotgun sequence containing:
- the SURF2 gene encoding surfeit locus protein 2 — encoded protein: MAAPARPGPAPPAARNGKRARARPLAMAAPGPGGGGAVPEVPEAERLFLRQHPLLSAAGPGKVRCRLTGHELPCRLSELQAYTSGKKYQRLIKAAREFDYGTFEPHIVPSTKNLHQLFCKLTLRHINKLPEHVLRHVQGKRYQKALKRYEECQREGVEYVPACLRQKKQRAQHPDDQTNGSRQPHRKEEFWEPKSSEEDGEETDDSMSDLYPPALFPEKNPSAAESTKGSDDFVSDSEDDGAKQNGEHGARKDGSRAAGKRGKKQTGPLKKKFKSHHRKPKNFKKATNGK
- the SURF4 gene encoding surfeit locus protein 4 isoform X1; translated protein: MGHNDIMNTAEDFADQFLRVTKQYLPHVARLCLISTFLEDGIRMWFQWSEQRDYIDGTWNCGYILASIFVILNLFGQLSGCILVLSRNFVQYACFGLFGIIALQTIAYSILWDLKFLMRNLALGGGLLLLLAESRSEGKSMFAGVPTMRESSPKQYMQLGGRVLLVLMFMTLLHFDMNFFSILQNIVGTALIILVAIGFKTKLAALTLVIWLFGINIYFNAFWTVPAYKPMHDFLKYDFFQTMSVIGGLLLVVALGPGGVSMDEKKKEW
- the SURF4 gene encoding surfeit locus protein 4 isoform X2, encoding MSDNRIILSFLRVTKQYLPHVARLCLISTFLEDGIRMWFQWSEQRDYIDGTWNCGYILASIFVILNLFGQLSGCILVLSRNFVQYACFGLFGIIALQTIAYSILWDLKFLMRNLALGGGLLLLLAESRSEGKSMFAGVPTMRESSPKQYMQLGGRVLLVLMFMTLLHFDMNFFSILQNIVGTALIILVAIGFKTKLAALTLVIWLFGINIYFNAFWTVPAYKPMHDFLKYDFFQTMSVIGGLLLVVALGPGGVSMDEKKKEW
- the SURF4 gene encoding surfeit locus protein 4 isoform X3 — translated: MRNLALGGGLLLLLAESRSEGKSMFAGVPTMRESSPKQYMQLGGRVLLVLMFMTLLHFDMNFFSILQNIVGTALIILVAIGFKTKLAALTLVIWLFGINIYFNAFWTVPAYKPMHDFLKYDFFQTMSVIGGLLLVVALGPGGVSMDEKKKEW